In Sandaracinaceae bacterium, one DNA window encodes the following:
- a CDS encoding 1-acyl-sn-glycerol-3-phosphate acyltransferase: MAPRFLTKPLRLPRLKPYVPEPEDPAIFWFNSERDDIVREVVRRLGERYAADRRTLEYALNEVAFYEVQRLETQRDSEAKDSIGYWKGLLRRVAKMSDDAKRDALRGISERMARDIAGNFDPRVYKFASRVTPRLLTGVMKPGALPKDLASVGIGAPALDELLTIEGDTDLLKRLEKKGTIVYVPTHGSNLDSIAFGYALMRSGLAPVVYGAGKNLFTNPIISFFMHNLGAYRVDRRIRARLYKDALKTYSCVMIERGYHSLFFPGGTRSRSGMVERKLKLGLAGTAVEAFSRNQVFGIDRPVYIVPATINYALVLEAETLIEDHLKATGEGRYIIEDDEFSRVDRWVSFFRKLTDTEGACVIRFGRPVDCFGNDIDDEGRSIAPGEKAVDPGSYVKRKGAPTLDPSRDAAYTRELGDTLLDKYERETVLMTTQLVAHVLFRRLVRETPGVDLFGRMRFRGEIRVPHQELLKDIGETRDRAAALERDGAVHLSRFLRNKSPEALLERSMRIWDGYHTRVVARHVGPNVVAEDPTLLLYYQNRLLDYAEAIASDDDQAAAREIHLLGVKL; the protein is encoded by the coding sequence ATGGCGCCGCGATTTCTGACCAAGCCGCTGCGCCTCCCGCGCCTCAAGCCGTACGTGCCGGAGCCCGAGGACCCGGCCATCTTCTGGTTCAACAGCGAGCGTGACGACATCGTGCGCGAGGTCGTGCGCCGGCTCGGCGAGCGCTACGCGGCCGACCGCCGCACGCTCGAGTACGCGCTGAACGAGGTCGCGTTCTACGAGGTGCAGCGCCTCGAGACGCAGCGGGACAGCGAGGCCAAGGACAGCATCGGCTACTGGAAGGGGCTGCTGCGCCGCGTCGCCAAGATGAGCGACGACGCGAAGCGGGACGCCCTCCGCGGGATCAGCGAGCGCATGGCGCGCGACATCGCGGGCAACTTCGACCCGCGCGTCTACAAGTTCGCGAGCCGGGTCACGCCGCGGCTCTTGACCGGCGTGATGAAGCCGGGCGCCCTGCCGAAGGACCTCGCGAGCGTGGGGATCGGCGCGCCCGCGCTCGACGAGCTGCTCACGATCGAGGGCGACACGGACCTCCTGAAGCGGCTCGAGAAGAAGGGCACGATCGTCTACGTGCCGACGCACGGGAGCAACCTGGACTCCATCGCGTTCGGCTACGCGCTGATGCGCTCGGGGCTCGCGCCCGTGGTCTACGGCGCGGGCAAGAACCTCTTCACCAACCCGATCATCAGCTTCTTCATGCACAACCTCGGCGCCTACCGCGTCGACCGCCGGATCCGAGCTCGCCTCTACAAGGACGCGCTCAAGACGTACTCGTGCGTGATGATCGAGCGCGGCTACCACTCGCTCTTCTTCCCCGGCGGCACGCGGAGCCGCTCCGGCATGGTCGAGCGCAAGCTCAAGCTCGGCCTCGCGGGCACCGCGGTCGAGGCCTTCTCGCGCAACCAGGTCTTCGGGATCGACCGGCCGGTCTACATCGTGCCGGCCACGATCAACTACGCGCTCGTGCTCGAGGCGGAGACGCTCATCGAGGACCACCTCAAGGCGACCGGTGAGGGCCGCTACATCATCGAGGACGACGAGTTCAGCCGCGTCGATCGCTGGGTGAGCTTCTTCCGCAAGCTCACCGACACCGAGGGCGCGTGCGTGATCCGCTTCGGCCGCCCCGTCGACTGCTTCGGCAACGACATCGACGACGAGGGCCGCTCGATCGCGCCCGGCGAGAAGGCCGTCGACCCGGGCAGCTACGTCAAGCGCAAGGGCGCGCCGACCCTCGACCCGAGCCGTGACGCGGCCTACACGCGCGAGCTCGGCGACACCTTGCTCGACAAGTACGAGCGCGAGACGGTGCTGATGACCACGCAGCTCGTCGCGCACGTGCTCTTCCGCCGGCTCGTGCGCGAGACGCCGGGCGTGGATCTCTTCGGGCGCATGCGCTTCCGCGGCGAGATCCGGGTGCCGCACCAGGAGCTCTTGAAGGACATCGGTGAGACCCGCGATCGCGCGGCCGCGCTCGAACGTGACGGCGCGGTGCACCTCAGCCGGTTCCTGCGCAACAAGTCCCCCGAGGCGCTGCTCGAGCGCTCGATGCGCATCTGGGACGGCTACCACACGCGCGTCGTCGCGCGGCACGTGGGGCCCAACGTGGTCGCGGAGGATCCCACCTTGCTGCTCTACTACCAGAACCGCCTGCTGGACTACGCGGAGGCCATCGCCTCGGACGACGACCAGGCCGCGGCGCGCGAGATCCACCTGCTCGGGGTGAAGCTGTGA
- a CDS encoding glutamine synthetase family protein: MEPNELRAAFEKRDIRKVKVGGVDIDGVLRGKYISLEKFWSAVDKGFGFCDVIFGWDIVDQLYDNAAVTGWHSGYPDAHAKIDLDTFRVLPDEPDTACFLADFWLPGGKKPHPACPRNLLKRIIARAEASGYRPMMSCELEFWLFDEDADSLQAKGFAQLDSLTPGMFGYSWVRAGQLSELIHEVMDTMSAFDIPIEGLHTETGPGVWEAALTYSDALEAADRAALFKSTMKQLVAKRGLSVTFMAKWNAKLPGSSGHLHQSLFDSTGETNLFHDPKADHGMSDLIRHYVGGVTKLAPELTALYSPFVNTYKRYVPGVWAPLTPSWGVENRTCAVRVITGGLGTRVEYRQTAADLNPYVSMATNLAAGLWGIEHAVEPPPETKGDATADPKAKPLPLTLEHAVLALRESETARGILGEDFVDHYVRTRDWEMRQYRTAVTDWELKRYFEGV; this comes from the coding sequence ATGGAACCGAACGAGCTCCGGGCGGCCTTCGAGAAGCGGGACATTCGCAAGGTGAAGGTCGGCGGCGTCGACATCGACGGTGTCCTGCGCGGCAAATACATCTCGCTGGAGAAGTTCTGGTCGGCCGTCGACAAGGGCTTCGGCTTCTGCGACGTCATCTTCGGCTGGGACATCGTCGACCAGCTCTACGACAACGCCGCCGTGACCGGCTGGCACTCGGGCTACCCGGACGCGCACGCGAAGATCGACCTCGACACCTTCCGCGTGCTGCCCGACGAGCCCGACACGGCGTGCTTCCTCGCCGACTTCTGGCTCCCCGGCGGCAAGAAGCCCCACCCCGCGTGCCCGCGCAACCTGCTCAAGCGCATCATCGCGCGCGCCGAGGCGAGCGGGTACCGGCCGATGATGTCGTGCGAGCTCGAGTTCTGGCTCTTCGACGAGGACGCCGACTCGCTCCAGGCCAAGGGCTTCGCCCAGCTCGACTCGCTCACGCCCGGCATGTTCGGCTACTCGTGGGTCCGCGCCGGGCAGCTCTCCGAGCTCATCCACGAGGTGATGGACACGATGAGCGCCTTCGACATCCCGATCGAAGGCCTGCACACCGAGACCGGCCCGGGCGTGTGGGAGGCGGCGCTGACCTACTCGGACGCGCTCGAGGCCGCGGACCGCGCCGCGCTCTTCAAGTCGACGATGAAGCAGCTCGTCGCCAAGCGTGGGCTCAGCGTGACCTTCATGGCGAAGTGGAACGCGAAGCTCCCCGGCTCGAGCGGGCACCTGCACCAGAGCCTCTTCGACAGCACGGGCGAGACCAACCTCTTCCACGACCCGAAGGCCGACCACGGGATGAGCGACCTCATCCGCCACTACGTCGGCGGCGTGACCAAGCTCGCCCCGGAGCTGACCGCGCTCTACTCGCCCTTCGTCAACACCTACAAGCGCTACGTGCCGGGCGTGTGGGCGCCGCTCACGCCCTCCTGGGGCGTCGAGAACCGCACGTGCGCGGTGCGCGTGATCACGGGCGGGCTCGGGACGCGGGTCGAGTACCGGCAGACCGCCGCGGATCTCAACCCCTACGTCTCGATGGCGACCAACCTCGCGGCGGGGCTCTGGGGCATCGAGCACGCGGTCGAGCCGCCGCCCGAGACGAAGGGGGACGCGACCGCCGACCCCAAGGCGAAGCCGCTGCCGCTGACGCTCGAGCACGCCGTCCTGGCCTTGCGCGAGAGCGAGACGGCCCGCGGCATCCTGGGCGAGGACTTCGTCGACCACTACGTTCGCACTCGGGACTGGGAGATGCGGCAGTACCGCACCGCGGTGACCGACTGGGAGCTGAAGCGCTACTTCGAGGGGGTCTGA
- a CDS encoding class I SAM-dependent methyltransferase has protein sequence MSEADRLKWDARHAEGEPGPAPAWLDELSDELPREGPALDVAAGRGRLTGWMIARGLRVTALDISPVGLARCAALGATTIERDLAETPTLPDGPFAMVACFHYEQAALWPEMIGALAPGGALVSEIATVTNLERHARPSRRFLVEPNALLRRAGSLRVTYYREGWLEGRHVARIVAKKIA, from the coding sequence GTGTCCGAGGCCGACCGCCTGAAATGGGACGCCCGCCACGCCGAGGGTGAGCCCGGCCCCGCGCCCGCCTGGCTGGATGAGCTCTCGGACGAGCTCCCCCGGGAGGGCCCCGCGCTCGACGTCGCGGCCGGCCGGGGGCGGCTGACGGGCTGGATGATCGCGCGGGGGCTGCGCGTGACCGCGCTCGACATCTCTCCGGTGGGGCTGGCGCGCTGCGCGGCGCTGGGGGCGACGACCATCGAGCGCGATCTCGCAGAGACGCCGACCCTGCCCGACGGCCCTTTCGCGATGGTGGCCTGCTTTCACTACGAGCAGGCGGCGCTCTGGCCGGAGATGATCGGCGCGCTCGCGCCCGGCGGGGCGCTGGTCTCGGAGATCGCGACGGTCACCAACCTGGAGCGCCACGCGCGCCCGTCGCGGCGTTTCCTCGTGGAACCGAACGCGCTGCTCCGCCGGGCCGGATCGCTGCGCGTGACCTACTACCGCGAGGGCTGGCTCGAGGGCCGCCACGTGGCGCGAATCGTCGCGAAAAAGATCGCCTGA
- a CDS encoding peptidoglycan-binding domain-containing protein yields MLKMGDRGPRVRVLQEKLVKLGYEPVKVDGIFGQITQWAVLNVQAMFGYTIDGLVGQGTQRLLDAQLGYGWCAKNEDAMLLALKAQGLIGRDRLGATWA; encoded by the coding sequence ATGCTGAAGATGGGAGACCGTGGGCCGCGCGTTCGGGTCCTTCAGGAGAAGCTCGTGAAGCTCGGCTACGAGCCGGTGAAGGTCGATGGGATCTTCGGGCAGATCACGCAGTGGGCGGTGCTGAACGTCCAGGCGATGTTCGGCTACACGATCGACGGGCTCGTCGGTCAGGGCACCCAGCGTCTGCTCGACGCGCAGCTCGGCTACGGCTGGTGCGCGAAGAACGAGGACGCGATGCTGCTCGCGCTGAAGGCGCAGGGGCTGATCGGGCGCGACCGGCTCGGCGCCACCTGGGCCTAG
- a CDS encoding carbonic anhydrase, whose amino-acid sequence MDKYQRVFEANRRWVAEKNEEAGFFEALSAGQNPDFLYIGCSDSRVPANEIMGCAPGEVFVHRNVANLVVNTDLNAHSVIEYAVNHLEVDHIVVCGHYGCGGVRAAMKSQDLGLLNGWLREVRDVYRIHREELNAIEDEEARYRRLVELNVQEQCIRVMKTASVQKHYLRRKHPTVHGWVFDLKDGLLHDLDLPFDEILADIREIYRLDVNDA is encoded by the coding sequence ATGGACAAGTACCAACGAGTATTCGAAGCCAACCGACGCTGGGTCGCCGAGAAGAACGAGGAGGCAGGCTTCTTCGAAGCCCTATCGGCGGGGCAGAACCCCGACTTCCTGTACATCGGCTGCTCCGACTCGCGTGTGCCCGCCAACGAGATCATGGGCTGCGCTCCGGGCGAGGTCTTCGTCCATCGGAACGTGGCCAACCTCGTGGTGAACACCGACCTGAACGCGCACTCGGTGATCGAGTATGCGGTCAACCACCTCGAGGTCGACCACATCGTGGTGTGCGGCCACTACGGCTGCGGAGGCGTGCGCGCCGCGATGAAGTCGCAGGACCTGGGCTTGCTCAACGGCTGGCTGCGCGAGGTCCGCGACGTCTACCGGATCCACCGCGAAGAGCTCAACGCGATCGAGGACGAGGAGGCGCGCTACCGCCGCCTGGTCGAGCTCAACGTCCAGGAGCAGTGCATCCGCGTCATGAAGACGGCGAGCGTCCAGAAGCACTACCTGCGGCGCAAGCACCCGACCGTGCACGGCTGGGTCTTCGATCTGAAGGACGGGCTGCTCCACGACCTGGACTTGCCGTTCGACGAGATCCTCGCCGACATCCGCGAGATCTACCGGCTCGACGTCAACGACGCCTGA
- a CDS encoding MBL fold metallo-hydrolase, with translation MRVTILASGSGGNATLIQAGGRRVLVDAGIGPRVLADRMRRAFGRVLDLDAIVLTHPHGDHVGKVVPCAKAFDATVYLSEATKRRLSLPGLRTRVFGRNAPFDVGPIRVDPMPVPHDAPQVALVFQYKHARAAIVTDLGHVPAGLASHLDGCQLVLLESNHDPGLLALGPYPEFLKRRIASSVGHLSNAQAAALMRELSSDTREIVLMHLSQKCNTPLIAMREAKKALGARRVRLRVADQDEPVDLRVQVAGPVRRRISDDQLALAF, from the coding sequence GTGCGCGTCACCATCCTCGCGAGCGGCAGCGGCGGCAACGCGACGCTGATCCAGGCGGGCGGCCGCCGAGTGCTCGTCGACGCGGGCATCGGCCCGCGGGTCCTCGCCGATCGCATGCGGCGCGCCTTCGGCCGCGTGCTCGATCTCGACGCGATCGTGCTCACCCACCCCCACGGCGATCACGTGGGCAAGGTGGTGCCCTGCGCCAAGGCCTTCGACGCGACGGTCTACCTCAGCGAGGCGACCAAGCGGCGCCTGTCGCTGCCCGGGCTCCGCACCCGGGTGTTCGGGCGGAACGCGCCCTTCGACGTGGGCCCCATCCGGGTCGACCCGATGCCGGTCCCGCACGACGCGCCGCAGGTGGCGCTCGTCTTCCAATACAAGCACGCGCGCGCCGCGATCGTGACGGATCTCGGCCACGTCCCGGCCGGGCTCGCCAGCCACCTCGACGGCTGTCAGCTCGTGTTGCTCGAGTCGAATCACGATCCGGGCTTGCTCGCGCTCGGGCCGTATCCCGAGTTCCTCAAGCGGCGCATCGCGTCCTCGGTCGGGCACCTCTCGAACGCGCAGGCGGCGGCGCTGATGCGGGAGCTCTCGAGCGACACGCGCGAGATCGTGCTCATGCACCTCTCACAGAAGTGCAACACGCCGCTCATCGCGATGCGCGAGGCGAAGAAGGCGCTCGGCGCCCGCAGGGTGAGGCTGCGGGTCGCCGACCAGGACGAGCCGGTCGACCTGCGAGTGCAGGTCGCCGGCCCGGTCCGCCGTCGGATCAGCGACGACCAGCTCGCGCTGGCGTTCTGA